From Deltaproteobacteria bacterium, a single genomic window includes:
- the rsmD gene encoding 16S rRNA (guanine(966)-N(2))-methyltransferase RsmD: protein MRIIAGKYRGRRLTAGRGRKLRPTAARVREAIFSIIGPDLSYRRVLDLFAGSGAMGLEALSRGAASVIFVDYPTASLRVLRKNLAVCGNPANGSIVRYDLSKGLRGLVRRGWLFDLIFLDPPYGSGLTQKCLAELGKGELLSRRALVVSEHALGEQLESTYGCLQQHTVKRYGQASVSIYQRVKEGEQ, encoded by the coding sequence ATGCGTATCATAGCAGGGAAATACCGGGGACGCCGGTTGACAGCAGGCAGGGGGAGGAAGCTCCGACCGACTGCAGCGCGGGTAAGAGAGGCCATCTTCAGTATAATCGGTCCTGACCTGAGCTATCGCAGAGTACTAGATCTTTTTGCCGGCTCAGGGGCCATGGGCCTGGAAGCATTGAGCCGGGGAGCCGCCTCGGTGATCTTTGTGGACTACCCCACTGCTTCTCTGCGAGTGCTCCGCAAGAATCTGGCCGTCTGCGGCAATCCTGCCAACGGCTCAATTGTGAGGTACGATCTCAGCAAGGGGCTGAGAGGGCTCGTTCGTCGAGGCTGGCTCTTTGATCTGATATTTCTCGACCCTCCGTACGGCAGCGGCCTGACACAGAAGTGCCTGGCTGAGCTCGGCAAAGGCGAACTGCTCAGCCGCAGGGCTCTGGTGGTGAGCGAACATGCTCTGGGCGAACAGCTGGAGTCCACCTATGGCTGTTTGCAGCAGCACACCGTGAAAAGGTACGGTCAAGCGAGCGTCAGTATCTATCAACGCGTCAAGGAAGGAGAGCAGTAG
- a CDS encoding aspartate-semialdehyde dehydrogenase: MEKGYHVAVAGATGAVGNEMVKILEERQFPVASLKLLASSRSAGSTMEFQGESITVEELREDSFAGVQIALFSAGASPSRRFAPAAASAGCVVIDNSSAWRMDPEVPLVVPEVNAHAIADHRNKGIIANPNCSTIQMVVVLKPIYDAAGIERLVISTYQAVSGTGKRAMTELEEQTRSLLSFQEHTPEVYPYQIAFNCFPHIGAFLENGYTEEEMKMVHETRKILEDQEIRITATTVRVPVFYGHAEAVNIQMKRRLSAREARVLLFQAPGVRVVDNPGEKLYPMPILAAGTDETFVGRIREDISTPMGLDLWIVADNIRKGAALNAVQIAEKLVEEYL; encoded by the coding sequence ATGGAGAAAGGATATCATGTGGCAGTAGCTGGCGCCACTGGTGCCGTGGGCAATGAGATGGTAAAGATTCTCGAAGAGCGGCAGTTTCCAGTAGCCTCTTTGAAGCTGCTGGCATCCAGCCGCTCCGCTGGCAGTACCATGGAATTCCAGGGAGAAAGCATCACTGTGGAGGAACTGCGCGAGGATTCTTTCGCAGGTGTGCAGATTGCTCTTTTCTCTGCAGGCGCTTCTCCGAGCAGGCGTTTTGCACCGGCCGCGGCCAGCGCCGGCTGCGTCGTCATAGACAATTCCAGCGCCTGGCGCATGGACCCTGAGGTCCCCCTGGTGGTGCCGGAGGTCAATGCGCACGCCATAGCTGACCACCGCAACAAGGGCATCATCGCCAACCCCAATTGCTCCACCATACAGATGGTGGTAGTTCTCAAGCCAATCTATGACGCCGCCGGCATCGAACGGCTGGTCATCTCCACATATCAGGCAGTCTCCGGCACCGGCAAGCGAGCCATGACCGAACTGGAGGAACAGACCAGGAGCCTCCTGAGCTTTCAGGAGCACACCCCAGAGGTATATCCCTACCAGATCGCCTTCAATTGCTTCCCCCACATCGGCGCCTTCCTGGAAAACGGCTACACAGAGGAAGAAATGAAGATGGTCCACGAAACCCGCAAGATCCTGGAGGACCAGGAAATCAGGATAACCGCCACCACTGTGAGGGTGCCGGTATTCTACGGCCATGCAGAGGCGGTGAACATCCAGATGAAGCGCAGGCTCAGTGCCAGGGAAGCAAGAGTGCTCCTCTTTCAGGCTCCAGGAGTGCGCGTTGTGGACAACCCCGGTGAGAAGCTCTATCCCATGCCCATTCTGGCGGCTGGCACGGATGAGACCTTCGTGGGCCGCATCCGGGAGGACATCTCCACGCCAATGGGGCTCGACCTCTGGATAGTTGCAGACAACATTCGCAAAGGCGCCGCCCTCAATGCGGTGCAGATTGCCGAAAAGCTGGTGGAAGAATATCTGTAG
- a CDS encoding TraB/GumN family protein yields the protein MDIKEDENIERIAAEDREFILIGTAHVSRESADLVGRVIEDEKPDVVCVELCQTRFQALKDKNRWQQTDLIKVIKERKAFLLLLNLMLAHLQRKIGSNLGIRPGEEMVRAIEAAEKEGIPVRLVDREIRITLSRAWRLMKLWTKIKIMAQLIASGGELGSLTEADIEELKKRDVLETVLAEVGAALPEVRRVLIDERDQYLAHEIRTAPGKKVVAVVGAGHLPGIRKNWDSQVDIDLLNEIPPKGKLASVLKWAIPGLIIAMIILGFFVSGAKAGTQMIKWWVLANAVLAGLGAAVALAHPLTVLAAVVASPLTSLNPMVAAGWVSGLVEAFLGKPKVKDFETLPEDIVSVKGFWRNKITRILLVVVFTNIGSSLGTFVAIPLMMRVFS from the coding sequence ATGGACATCAAGGAAGATGAAAACATAGAGAGAATTGCCGCCGAGGACAGAGAGTTCATTCTCATAGGCACGGCACATGTGTCCAGAGAAAGTGCTGACCTGGTGGGCAGAGTGATCGAGGACGAGAAGCCCGACGTGGTGTGCGTGGAATTGTGCCAGACCAGGTTTCAGGCCCTCAAAGACAAGAACCGCTGGCAGCAGACCGATCTGATCAAAGTGATCAAGGAAAGAAAGGCGTTCTTGCTGCTGCTGAACCTCATGCTGGCGCACTTGCAGCGGAAAATTGGCAGCAATCTCGGCATCAGGCCTGGTGAAGAGATGGTGCGCGCCATCGAAGCAGCAGAGAAAGAGGGAATTCCCGTGAGGCTGGTGGACCGGGAGATACGAATTACCCTCTCCCGAGCCTGGCGGTTGATGAAGCTGTGGACAAAAATCAAGATCATGGCGCAGCTCATAGCCTCGGGTGGTGAACTGGGTTCGCTCACTGAGGCTGACATCGAGGAGCTGAAGAAGCGCGACGTGCTCGAGACAGTGCTGGCAGAGGTGGGCGCCGCCCTGCCGGAAGTGCGACGAGTGTTGATTGATGAAAGAGATCAGTATCTTGCTCACGAGATACGCACGGCACCAGGGAAAAAGGTTGTGGCGGTAGTGGGTGCCGGCCACCTCCCGGGGATTCGCAAGAACTGGGATTCCCAGGTGGACATTGACCTTCTCAATGAGATTCCACCAAAGGGAAAACTGGCCAGTGTTCTGAAATGGGCGATACCTGGTCTCATCATCGCCATGATAATTCTCGGCTTCTTTGTTTCTGGGGCCAAGGCAGGCACCCAGATGATCAAGTGGTGGGTGCTGGCCAACGCTGTGCTGGCCGGCCTGGGAGCAGCAGTTGCCCTGGCGCATCCCCTCACTGTACTGGCGGCAGTGGTGGCATCACCCCTTACCTCCCTCAACCCCATGGTGGCGGCCGGCTGGGTGTCAGGCCTGGTGGAGGCCTTTCTGGGAAAGCCAAAAGTCAAGGATTTCGAGACCCTGCCGGAAGACATCGTTTCAGTAAAAGGCTTCTGGCGAAACAAGATAACCAGGATCCTCCTGGTGGTTGTTTTCACCAACATAGGCAGTTCCCTGGGCACCTTTGTGGCCATCCCGCTCATGATGCGGGTTTTCAGTTAG
- the coaD gene encoding pantetheine-phosphate adenylyltransferase, which yields MKLAVYPGSFDPITYGHLDILDRGLKIFDKIIIALAENPAKKPLLTLQERLELIKQSLIDHREPHRIEVESFRGLLVDYVEATGAVAILRGLRAVSDFEYEFQMALMNRKLSRRPETLYLMTGARWIYISSRIIKEVVESGGCVTGLVPPVVEQKLQEKFPDRPRRR from the coding sequence GTGAAACTTGCTGTCTATCCAGGGTCATTCGACCCCATCACCTATGGTCACCTGGACATACTCGACCGGGGGCTCAAGATCTTCGACAAGATCATAATCGCCCTGGCAGAGAACCCCGCCAAGAAACCCTTGCTGACGCTCCAGGAACGGCTCGAACTCATCAAGCAGAGTCTGATTGATCACCGGGAGCCGCACCGCATCGAGGTGGAGAGCTTTCGGGGACTGCTGGTGGACTATGTGGAGGCCACTGGAGCCGTGGCCATTCTCCGTGGACTGCGGGCTGTGAGCGATTTCGAGTACGAGTTTCAGATGGCACTCATGAATCGCAAGCTGAGCAGGAGACCGGAGACGCTCTATCTCATGACCGGGGCCCGCTGGATATACATCTCCTCGAGAATAATAAAAGAGGTGGTGGAGTCCGGCGGCTGCGTCACCGGCCTGGTGCCTCCGGTAGTAGAGCAAAAATTGCAGGAAAAGTTTCCGGATCGGCCGAGAAGAAGGTGA
- a CDS encoding ferritin family protein, which translates to MFSISEVIDLAVRIEENAEKYYLEAAEKMADSTLSKLLLQLAEQEREHVAWFLRLKEETAAKGVQDLAEDEAGGLQQFLGDQKFSLGDTDLSRLQSIDDILAVAIEFEQDTILFYSMLGSFIETAATSEALEKIIAEEERHIELLEEHRSGK; encoded by the coding sequence ATGTTCTCAATAAGCGAGGTGATTGATCTGGCTGTGCGGATCGAGGAAAACGCAGAAAAGTATTACCTGGAAGCAGCAGAAAAAATGGCAGATTCCACCCTGAGCAAACTTCTGCTTCAGCTGGCGGAACAGGAGAGAGAGCATGTGGCCTGGTTCTTGCGTCTGAAAGAAGAAACAGCCGCCAAGGGTGTCCAGGATCTTGCAGAGGATGAAGCAGGAGGGCTGCAGCAGTTTCTCGGAGATCAGAAATTTTCTCTCGGTGATACTGACCTCAGTCGTTTGCAGTCTATTGACGATATTCTGGCCGTGGCCATCGAGTTCGAACAGGACACCATCCTGTTTTATTCCATGCTCGGGTCCTTTATCGAAACTGCTGCAACCTCAGAGGCTCTCGAAAAGATCATTGCCGAAGAGGAGCGCCACATAGAGCTGTTGGAAGAACACAGGTCCGGCAAGTGA